A portion of the Bifidobacterium bifidum ATCC 29521 = JCM 1255 = DSM 20456 genome contains these proteins:
- a CDS encoding DNA gyrase/topoisomerase IV subunit B encodes MPKQEYGADSLTVLEGLDAVRKRPGMYIGTTDSQGLMHCLWEIIDNAVDEALAGACDHITVTLHDDGSVEVADNGRGIPVDVEPKTKLTGVEVVLTKLHAGAKFGNASYNAAGGLHGVGSSVVNALSSRLDVEVDRDGKTHHMAFHQGHPGVYSDTDPEHPSPDAPFKRTRKNRPTELEIIGKVSPKTTGTRIRYWADPEIFNDTAEFSYEQLIDRVRQTSFLVPGLRITVIDENVPETGDDSVDEMMEVDAAQTPADDGTGLMDAADIVSAADTAVEDTVEAGEAEARPAAVSAAVETAKVDAARHTHARVEEFRHTGGVKDFVDFLSAGEAVSDIWRITGEDTYEEETQAVGEGGELHAQKVTRKCGVDIAMRWTNGYDTTMRSFVNVVETPGGGMHVDGFLMGLTKQIRKAVEDNARKLKVNLKDSNMRVERDDILAGLVAVVTVRIAEPQFQGQTKDVLGTAPVKPIVTRMTDKQFGEMITGSKRGYKEQSGRVLEKIVGEMHARIQARKTKEVTRRKNALESAAMPSKLSDCQPGNDDVAELFIVEGDSALGTAKAARNSGFQALLPIRGKILNVQKASLSQMLNNKECAAIIQVVGAGSGAGFDIEQSRYHKVIMMTDADVDGAHIRILLLTLFYRYMRPLIEHGYVYAAVPPLHRIALAGSHKGEFIYTYSDDELAGRLADLERRHISYNPDIQRYKGLGEMDADQLADTTMDPRTRMLRRIRMEDAAQASEIFSLLMGDDVPPRKAFIVDNADDFDRSKIDT; translated from the coding sequence ATGCCCAAACAGGAATACGGTGCCGACAGCCTTACCGTGCTCGAAGGCTTGGACGCGGTGCGCAAGCGCCCCGGCATGTACATCGGCACCACCGACAGCCAGGGTCTGATGCACTGCCTGTGGGAGATCATCGACAACGCGGTGGACGAGGCGCTTGCGGGCGCCTGCGACCATATCACGGTGACCCTGCACGACGACGGCTCCGTGGAAGTGGCCGACAACGGCCGTGGCATCCCCGTCGACGTCGAGCCGAAGACCAAGCTCACCGGCGTCGAGGTCGTGCTGACCAAGCTGCATGCCGGCGCGAAGTTCGGCAACGCGTCCTATAACGCGGCCGGCGGCCTGCACGGCGTCGGCTCGTCCGTCGTCAACGCGCTGAGCTCGCGTCTGGACGTCGAGGTCGACCGCGACGGCAAAACCCATCACATGGCCTTCCACCAGGGTCATCCCGGCGTATATTCCGACACCGATCCCGAGCATCCGTCCCCGGACGCGCCGTTCAAGCGCACCCGCAAGAACCGCCCGACCGAGCTGGAGATCATCGGCAAGGTCAGCCCGAAGACCACGGGCACGCGCATCCGGTACTGGGCCGATCCCGAAATCTTCAACGACACCGCCGAATTCAGCTACGAGCAGCTCATCGACCGTGTGCGCCAGACCAGTTTCCTGGTGCCGGGACTGCGGATCACCGTCATCGACGAGAACGTGCCGGAAACCGGCGACGACAGCGTCGACGAGATGATGGAAGTCGATGCCGCACAGACGCCCGCCGACGATGGAACCGGCCTGATGGACGCTGCCGACATCGTCTCTGCGGCCGACACGGCTGTCGAAGATACCGTTGAAGCGGGTGAAGCCGAAGCGCGACCTGCCGCAGTCTCCGCCGCGGTCGAGACGGCGAAGGTGGACGCGGCCCGTCACACGCACGCCCGCGTCGAGGAATTCCGCCACACCGGCGGTGTCAAGGACTTCGTCGATTTCCTGTCCGCGGGAGAGGCGGTATCCGACATCTGGCGCATCACCGGCGAGGACACCTACGAGGAGGAGACCCAGGCGGTCGGCGAGGGCGGCGAACTGCACGCCCAGAAAGTCACCCGCAAATGCGGCGTCGACATCGCGATGCGGTGGACCAACGGGTACGACACGACGATGCGCAGCTTCGTCAACGTGGTCGAGACGCCCGGCGGCGGCATGCACGTCGACGGTTTCCTCATGGGGCTCACCAAGCAGATCCGCAAGGCCGTTGAAGACAACGCCCGCAAACTCAAGGTGAACCTCAAGGACTCGAACATGCGCGTCGAGCGCGACGACATCTTGGCCGGACTCGTGGCCGTCGTCACCGTGCGCATCGCCGAGCCGCAGTTCCAGGGGCAGACCAAGGACGTGCTCGGCACCGCTCCCGTCAAGCCCATCGTCACCAGGATGACCGACAAGCAGTTCGGCGAGATGATCACGGGCTCCAAACGCGGCTACAAGGAGCAGTCCGGTCGTGTGCTGGAGAAGATTGTCGGCGAGATGCACGCCCGCATCCAGGCGCGCAAGACCAAGGAGGTCACGCGCCGCAAGAACGCGCTCGAATCCGCCGCCATGCCGTCGAAACTGTCCGACTGCCAGCCGGGCAACGACGATGTGGCCGAGCTGTTCATCGTCGAGGGCGACTCCGCGCTCGGCACGGCCAAGGCTGCGCGCAATTCCGGATTCCAAGCGCTGCTGCCGATCCGAGGCAAGATACTCAACGTGCAGAAGGCATCGTTGAGCCAGATGCTCAACAACAAGGAGTGCGCCGCGATCATCCAAGTGGTCGGTGCGGGATCCGGCGCCGGTTTCGACATCGAGCAGTCCCGCTACCACAAGGTCATCATGATGACCGATGCCGACGTGGACGGCGCCCATATCCGCATCCTGCTGCTCACGCTGTTCTACCGGTACATGCGCCCGCTCATCGAGCACGGGTACGTCTACGCCGCCGTGCCGCCGCTGCATCGCATCGCGCTCGCCGGCTCGCACAAGGGCGAGTTCATCTACACGTACTCCGATGACGAGCTCGCCGGCCGTCTGGCGGACCTCGAACGGCGACACATCTCGTACAATCCCGACATCCAGCGCTACAAGGGTCTGGGTGAGATGGACGCCGACCAGCTCGCGGACACGACGATGGATCCGCGCACGCGCATGCTGCGGCGCATCCGCATGGAGGATGCGGCACAGGCGTCCGAGATATTCAGCCTGCTCATGGGCGACGATGTGCCGCCGCGCAAGGCGTTCATCGTCGACAACGCCGACGATTTCGACCGCTCCAAGATCGACACCTGA
- a CDS encoding RNA polymerase sigma factor — MATTVPDDTDAKTKSEKKGTAARTASTADKKTAAGRKSAAGKKTSSRSAASKSTVRESSAKAAAPAKPTRKRAASKSAKAVKDETEEMAKTEELANEDSSDDLDDVQVDEDGLENLDDDLDDVDDGGLDGDDDDIDDESGEDDDVPEDEEDDEGTEPGRKEPEQPKEKGAFVVRDDDDDENLTPSGNPKRRVIAAGATADPVKDYLKQIGRVSLLNAEQEVDLSERIEAGLYAQHLLDTESDGMDFKRKRELKWAANDGKKAKDHLLEANLRLVVSLAKRYTGRGMRFLDLIQEGNLGLIRAVEKFDWKKGFKFSTYATWWIRQAITRAMADQARTIRVPVHMVEVINRLSRVQRQMLQDLGREPTPDELARELDMPVEKVQEVQKYGREPISLHTPLGEDGDSEFGDLIEDTDAIAPSDAVAFSLLQEQFKQVLETLSPREAGVIKMRYGLEDGQPKTLDDIGRVYGVTRERIRQIESKTMSKLRHPSRSQTLRDFLDQ, encoded by the coding sequence ATGGCGACGACAGTCCCGGACGATACGGACGCCAAGACGAAATCCGAGAAGAAGGGGACCGCCGCGCGTACGGCCTCTACGGCAGACAAGAAGACCGCGGCGGGCAGGAAGTCCGCCGCGGGCAAGAAGACCTCGTCGAGGTCCGCTGCGTCCAAGTCCACGGTACGCGAGTCCTCGGCGAAGGCAGCCGCGCCCGCGAAGCCCACCCGCAAGCGCGCCGCGTCCAAGTCGGCGAAGGCCGTCAAGGACGAGACCGAGGAGATGGCGAAGACCGAGGAACTCGCCAACGAGGATTCCTCGGACGATCTCGACGACGTCCAGGTCGATGAGGATGGTCTGGAGAACCTTGACGACGATCTCGACGATGTCGATGACGGCGGTCTGGATGGCGACGATGATGACATTGATGACGAATCCGGTGAGGATGACGACGTTCCCGAGGACGAAGAGGACGACGAGGGGACCGAACCCGGGCGCAAGGAGCCTGAACAGCCCAAGGAGAAGGGCGCGTTCGTGGTGCGCGACGATGACGACGACGAGAACCTGACCCCGTCGGGCAATCCGAAGCGCCGCGTCATCGCTGCGGGCGCCACAGCGGATCCGGTCAAGGACTATCTCAAGCAGATTGGCCGTGTCAGCCTGCTGAACGCCGAGCAGGAGGTGGACCTCTCCGAGCGCATCGAGGCCGGCCTGTACGCCCAGCACCTGCTCGATACCGAGAGCGACGGCATGGACTTCAAGCGCAAGCGCGAGCTCAAGTGGGCGGCGAACGATGGCAAGAAGGCCAAGGACCACCTGCTGGAGGCGAACCTGCGACTCGTGGTGTCGCTGGCCAAGCGCTACACCGGCCGTGGCATGCGCTTCCTTGACCTGATTCAGGAAGGCAACCTGGGCCTCATCCGAGCCGTCGAGAAGTTCGACTGGAAGAAGGGCTTCAAGTTCTCCACCTATGCCACGTGGTGGATCCGTCAGGCCATCACCCGCGCCATGGCCGATCAGGCACGCACCATCCGCGTGCCCGTGCACATGGTCGAGGTCATCAACAGGCTGTCGCGCGTTCAGCGCCAGATGCTGCAGGACCTGGGCCGCGAGCCCACGCCGGACGAGCTGGCCCGCGAGCTCGACATGCCGGTCGAGAAGGTGCAGGAGGTGCAGAAGTACGGCCGCGAGCCGATCTCGCTGCACACGCCGCTGGGCGAGGACGGCGATTCCGAGTTCGGCGACCTCATCGAGGACACCGACGCCATCGCGCCGTCCGACGCGGTCGCGTTCTCGCTGTTGCAGGAGCAGTTCAAGCAGGTGCTGGAGACTCTGAGCCCCCGCGAGGCCGGCGTCATCAAGATGCGTTACGGTTTGGAGGACGGCCAGCCCAAGACGCTGGACGATATCGGCCGCGTGTACGGCGTGACCCGTGAGCGTATCCGCCAGATAGAGTCCAAGACGATGTCGAAGCTGCGCCACCCGTCGCGCTCCCAGACCCTGCGCGACTTCCTTGATCAGTGA
- a CDS encoding DUF4192 family protein gives MGQETNTQAVRYAEAVADDDMLREDDLRRMRNEYCERRKLSGTVAADAQWADEPFDHWLAGLSAQPRAIDDASIAALVVGMTVTLSIRDALIMSLVAGDTCADKRTMMDFASRSHAPDVQSRMCRELQGAFFDERRRPDEPRCRAGTDMLVAMADRVPESFSVQPLAVLAYVMWWMGDSRAVAFALRCLMLDEDCSLAAIVCSAYQRGVMPAWMGAGPHHDAA, from the coding sequence ATGGGACAGGAGACGAACACGCAGGCCGTCCGGTATGCGGAGGCGGTCGCGGACGATGACATGCTGCGCGAGGACGATCTCAGACGCATGCGCAATGAATACTGCGAGCGCCGCAAGCTCAGCGGCACCGTGGCGGCGGACGCGCAATGGGCCGATGAGCCGTTCGACCATTGGCTGGCGGGCCTGTCGGCGCAGCCGCGGGCCATCGATGACGCCTCGATCGCCGCGCTGGTGGTGGGAATGACGGTGACGTTGTCGATCAGGGACGCCCTGATCATGTCATTGGTGGCCGGGGACACCTGCGCCGACAAGCGCACGATGATGGATTTCGCGTCGCGCTCGCATGCGCCGGATGTGCAGAGCCGCATGTGCAGGGAGCTGCAGGGCGCGTTTTTCGACGAGCGACGTCGGCCCGACGAACCGAGATGCCGGGCCGGCACCGACATGCTCGTGGCCATGGCCGATCGCGTTCCGGAGAGCTTCAGCGTGCAGCCGCTGGCCGTGCTGGCGTATGTGATGTGGTGGATGGGCGACAGTCGAGCGGTGGCGTTCGCGTTGCGCTGCCTGATGCTGGATGAGGACTGTTCGCTGGCGGCGATCGTGTGCTCGGCGTACCAGCGCGGCGTGATGCCGGCGTGGATGGGTGCCGGCCCGCATCACGACGCCGCATGA
- a CDS encoding polyprenyl synthetase family protein has product MTVSSDLALIESRIADAVDRFMALDADDTIEGPCLTISREVARQALVSSEGGKRLRALLALHAFDATDPQGHDDDDAHARGRDAVLDLACAIEVFQTAALVHDDIIDDSDLRRGKPAAHKALGTTSHSASLGRGLGIMLGDLLATASVDIAHAAAQRMPRPDMIVSTFLRMHREVEIGQVLDLAVELSPLDEPERLARESMNVFRWKTASYTTIAPLEFALLASGRDPRRAHADAMAIGLPLGQAFQLADDLLDVIGSSRSTGKPVGGDIREGKRTVLLADAISGADQRQRRTLIDMFSSQSRGDDDVRRCIELFEGTGAIDRSRRRIRALWQGTLHAIGDLRLPPQDERTLTEACMRFIPIIKA; this is encoded by the coding sequence ATGACTGTTTCATCTGATTTGGCCCTGATCGAGTCCCGCATCGCCGACGCGGTGGACCGTTTCATGGCACTCGACGCCGACGACACCATCGAAGGCCCGTGCCTGACCATATCCCGCGAGGTCGCGCGTCAGGCCCTGGTCTCCAGCGAAGGCGGCAAGCGGCTCAGGGCGTTGCTGGCCCTCCACGCCTTCGACGCGACCGACCCGCAGGGGCATGACGACGATGACGCCCATGCCCGCGGACGCGACGCGGTGCTCGACCTGGCCTGCGCGATAGAGGTCTTCCAGACCGCCGCGCTCGTCCATGACGACATCATCGACGACTCCGACCTGCGACGGGGCAAACCCGCGGCCCACAAGGCGCTCGGCACGACGTCGCACAGCGCGTCGCTCGGCCGGGGACTGGGCATCATGCTGGGAGACCTGCTCGCCACCGCCAGCGTCGACATCGCCCATGCCGCGGCGCAACGGATGCCCCGGCCCGACATGATCGTCTCGACGTTCCTGCGCATGCACCGCGAGGTGGAGATCGGGCAGGTGCTCGACCTCGCAGTTGAGTTGTCTCCATTGGACGAGCCGGAACGGCTCGCACGGGAATCCATGAACGTGTTCCGATGGAAGACCGCCAGCTACACGACCATCGCGCCCCTCGAATTCGCGCTTCTCGCCTCCGGCCGAGACCCCAGGCGGGCACATGCCGACGCCATGGCCATCGGACTGCCGCTCGGCCAGGCGTTCCAGCTCGCCGACGACCTGCTGGACGTCATCGGATCCAGCAGATCCACCGGCAAGCCCGTGGGAGGCGACATCAGGGAGGGCAAGCGCACCGTGCTGCTCGCGGACGCGATCAGCGGCGCCGACCAGAGGCAGCGCCGCACACTGATCGACATGTTCTCGTCGCAGTCGCGGGGCGACGACGACGTACGCCGGTGCATCGAGCTGTTCGAAGGTACCGGCGCCATCGACCGATCCCGCCGGCGCATCCGCGCACTGTGGCAGGGCACGCTTCATGCCATAGGGGACCTGCGGCTCCCACCGCAGGACGAGCGCACGCTCACCGAGGCATGCATGAGGTTCATCCCGATCATCAAAGCGTAG
- a CDS encoding Stk1 family PASTA domain-containing Ser/Thr kinase has protein sequence MSEVAATSQEPQGRMIEGRYRVIRKIAEGGMATVYEAEDTRLERRVAIKIMHMQLAQGAHREQFVERFHREAKSAAAIANPHIVQVYDTGEFNGLDYLVMEYVHGVNLRHDMNLQGTFSVREMLRVISETLDGLAAAHRVGVVHRDIKPENILINDRGHVQITDFGLAKAASQATLSTTGMLLGTAAYLAPEMIEDNKATMQGDLYSVGIMAWEMLAGDVPFTSDNPVTMVFKHVHEDVPSLTSTCTGINQQVADFVSHLTARAVEARPADASDALHELQQLTANLPMDAWQYRKPADVGTGGDTEEPTAPALVGAIPAPPAPPLFDSRTGTAPQTGTDPATARTSVMPEGTAPQDVSATQVITPQDSTLTIGLMDARPLDDQGSEPAKRKRSKKPLIITLVVVLVVALVAGAGGSWWYFLGPGSYWTLPQPTDISCKENTECSIVGAKWSDYQSTLNVANIPFTFSEAYSDTVAKGNIISADPQNVGTHISKRHNGRITVTVSLGVKQATIPSDIADPTSADGKDPIKALENAGFTNIKRDDSSAEYSMTLPEGALQSISETPGSTLDHNAEITVVLSKGLMPVTMPDIVGKTKDEAMTALDNAKLKTTVSEEYSDSVKSGSVISASPDSGTELHWGDSVKLTVSKGPETADVPNLVGKSKSDAIKTLESLGFEVKTGGLNILGLVQQQSATGKTRLRDTNGNKTVITLTVV, from the coding sequence ATGAGTGAAGTCGCAGCCACGTCGCAAGAGCCGCAGGGACGAATGATAGAGGGGCGGTACCGCGTCATACGCAAAATCGCCGAAGGCGGCATGGCGACCGTGTACGAGGCGGAGGATACCAGGCTCGAACGCCGCGTCGCCATCAAGATCATGCACATGCAGCTGGCGCAGGGAGCGCACCGCGAGCAGTTCGTGGAACGGTTCCACCGCGAGGCCAAGTCCGCCGCGGCGATCGCGAACCCACATATCGTGCAGGTGTATGACACCGGAGAGTTCAATGGGCTGGACTATCTGGTCATGGAATACGTGCATGGCGTGAACCTGCGTCACGACATGAACCTGCAGGGCACGTTCAGCGTGCGCGAGATGCTGCGCGTCATCTCCGAGACGCTGGACGGACTGGCAGCGGCGCACCGCGTGGGCGTCGTCCACCGCGACATCAAGCCCGAGAACATCCTGATCAACGACCGCGGGCACGTGCAGATCACCGATTTCGGTCTGGCGAAGGCCGCGTCACAGGCGACACTGTCGACCACCGGCATGCTGCTCGGCACCGCCGCGTATCTGGCGCCTGAAATGATCGAGGACAACAAGGCGACCATGCAGGGGGACCTGTATTCCGTGGGAATCATGGCTTGGGAGATGCTCGCCGGCGACGTGCCGTTCACATCGGACAATCCCGTCACCATGGTGTTCAAGCACGTGCATGAGGACGTGCCGTCCCTGACCTCGACCTGCACGGGCATCAACCAGCAGGTCGCCGATTTCGTCTCGCATTTGACCGCCCGCGCCGTCGAGGCACGGCCCGCCGACGCATCCGACGCCCTGCATGAGCTGCAACAGCTGACCGCGAACCTGCCGATGGACGCATGGCAGTACCGCAAGCCCGCCGACGTAGGCACCGGCGGCGATACCGAGGAGCCGACCGCCCCCGCGCTGGTGGGTGCCATCCCGGCCCCGCCCGCGCCGCCGCTGTTCGATTCGCGCACCGGCACCGCCCCGCAGACCGGCACCGACCCTGCCACGGCCCGTACTTCGGTGATGCCTGAAGGCACCGCACCCCAGGACGTCTCCGCCACCCAGGTAATCACGCCGCAGGATTCCACACTCACCATCGGGCTGATGGACGCGCGCCCGCTCGATGACCAAGGCTCGGAGCCCGCCAAGCGCAAGCGCTCGAAGAAACCCTTGATCATCACGCTCGTGGTGGTGCTCGTCGTGGCGCTCGTCGCCGGCGCAGGCGGCTCATGGTGGTATTTCCTCGGTCCGGGCAGCTACTGGACGCTGCCGCAGCCCACCGACATCTCCTGCAAGGAGAACACCGAATGCTCCATCGTCGGGGCGAAGTGGAGCGATTACCAGAGCACGCTGAACGTGGCGAACATCCCGTTCACCTTCTCCGAGGCGTACAGCGACACCGTCGCCAAGGGGAACATCATCTCCGCCGACCCGCAGAACGTCGGCACCCATATCAGCAAGCGCCACAACGGACGCATCACGGTGACGGTGTCGCTTGGCGTCAAGCAGGCGACCATCCCCAGCGACATCGCGGATCCGACGTCGGCCGATGGCAAGGATCCGATCAAAGCGCTTGAGAACGCCGGATTCACCAACATCAAACGCGATGACTCCTCAGCCGAATATTCGATGACGCTGCCGGAGGGAGCCCTGCAAAGCATTTCCGAGACGCCCGGCTCGACCCTGGACCACAACGCCGAGATCACCGTGGTACTGTCCAAGGGACTCATGCCGGTCACCATGCCGGACATCGTCGGCAAGACCAAGGACGAGGCCATGACCGCCCTCGACAACGCGAAGCTCAAGACCACCGTTTCGGAGGAGTACAGCGACAGCGTCAAGTCCGGCAGTGTCATCTCCGCCTCGCCCGACTCCGGTACCGAACTGCATTGGGGCGACTCCGTGAAGCTGACCGTATCCAAGGGGCCCGAGACCGCGGACGTGCCGAACCTCGTCGGCAAGAGCAAGAGCGACGCCATCAAGACGCTGGAATCCCTCGGTTTCGAAGTCAAGACCGGCGGCTTGAACATCCTCGGCCTAGTGCAGCAGCAGAGCGCCACCGGCAAGACGAGGCTGCGCGACACGAACGGCAACAAGACCGTCATCACGCTCACCGTCGTGTGA
- a CDS encoding lysophospholipid acyltransferase family protein: MLYWFFVKGFGWIARRRMGPTAIGLENVPREGGAIIAANHLAVIDDALIPITCPRMVHFMGKAEYFEGKGIKGRFKKWWFTSVGVFPVDRSGGSKSLGALAHAREILEEGHLFGIHVEGTRSPDGRLYRGHTGAARLALETGCPLVPTALVGTREIQHPGQVIPSKGKTKVIYGKPIPVDRKDADEITHEEVRALTDHLVSEIRKLSGQEYVDEYAQKVKAELKARQEAEAATAGEGH; encoded by the coding sequence GTGCTGTACTGGTTCTTTGTCAAAGGTTTCGGTTGGATTGCCCGTCGTCGTATGGGACCGACGGCGATCGGACTGGAGAACGTGCCGCGTGAAGGCGGTGCCATCATCGCCGCGAACCATCTGGCGGTCATCGACGATGCGCTGATACCCATCACCTGCCCGCGCATGGTGCATTTCATGGGCAAGGCCGAGTATTTCGAAGGCAAGGGCATCAAGGGCCGGTTCAAGAAATGGTGGTTCACGTCGGTGGGAGTGTTCCCCGTGGACCGTTCCGGCGGCTCGAAGTCGCTGGGCGCGTTGGCCCACGCCCGTGAGATCCTTGAGGAAGGCCACCTGTTCGGCATCCACGTGGAGGGCACGCGCAGTCCTGACGGGCGACTGTACCGGGGCCACACCGGTGCCGCGCGCCTTGCTCTGGAGACCGGCTGCCCGCTGGTGCCGACCGCGTTGGTGGGAACGCGCGAGATACAGCATCCCGGTCAGGTCATCCCGTCGAAGGGCAAGACGAAGGTGATATACGGCAAGCCCATCCCGGTGGATCGCAAGGACGCCGACGAGATCACCCATGAGGAGGTGCGGGCGCTCACCGACCATCTCGTCAGCGAGATCCGAAAGCTCAGCGGACAGGAATACGTGGACGAGTACGCCCAGAAGGTCAAGGCGGAGCTCAAGGCCCGGCAGGAGGCCGAAGCCGCAACCGCCGGCGAAGGCCACTGA
- the trpD gene encoding anthranilate phosphoribosyltransferase codes for MAEITWKSILTKLVGGDHLSAEESEWFVDDLMQGNADPAAVGAAFAMQEQLGLTADEVCGAAKAMVSHAVPLNVSGETTDIVGTGGDGFATVNLSTMGSVAAAAAGVKIVKHGNRAASSKCGAADVLEDLGLPMDLKPEAVGEIGDEVGITFAFARTFHPAMRFVGPIRAALGIPCVFNILGPLTNPANPAYVAIGCANRKLSPIMAAVYASRGQSGLVYTSHEGLDELAPTGPISVWEIRDGKVTETDFDPTVDLGLAKISVEQLKGGEPDVNAAAFTDFLAGKDIPSRTTALLNAASAIVADGNLVGDGTLAERFREAYALAENTVDSGKAAALFGKWIETAKSKA; via the coding sequence ATGGCCGAGATCACATGGAAGTCGATTCTCACCAAGCTGGTCGGGGGAGACCACCTGAGCGCTGAGGAATCGGAGTGGTTCGTCGACGACCTGATGCAGGGCAACGCCGATCCGGCCGCCGTGGGTGCCGCGTTCGCCATGCAGGAGCAGCTGGGACTGACCGCCGACGAGGTGTGTGGCGCCGCAAAGGCCATGGTCTCCCACGCCGTGCCGCTCAACGTGTCCGGTGAGACCACCGACATCGTCGGAACCGGCGGTGACGGCTTCGCCACCGTGAACCTATCCACGATGGGTTCCGTGGCCGCAGCTGCGGCGGGCGTGAAGATCGTCAAGCATGGCAACCGCGCCGCCTCCTCGAAGTGCGGAGCCGCCGACGTGCTCGAGGATCTCGGCCTGCCGATGGATCTGAAGCCCGAGGCGGTCGGGGAGATCGGCGACGAGGTAGGCATCACCTTTGCGTTCGCCCGCACCTTCCACCCGGCCATGCGCTTTGTTGGCCCGATTCGCGCCGCGCTCGGCATCCCGTGCGTGTTCAACATCCTGGGACCGTTGACCAACCCGGCCAATCCGGCGTATGTGGCCATCGGCTGCGCCAACCGCAAGCTGAGTCCGATCATGGCCGCCGTGTACGCCAGCCGCGGCCAGTCCGGCCTGGTCTACACCTCGCACGAGGGCCTCGACGAGCTTGCCCCCACCGGCCCGATCTCCGTGTGGGAGATTCGCGACGGCAAGGTCACCGAAACCGATTTCGACCCGACCGTGGATCTGGGTCTTGCCAAGATCTCCGTCGAGCAGCTCAAGGGCGGCGAACCCGATGTGAACGCCGCCGCGTTCACGGACTTCTTGGCCGGCAAGGACATCCCGTCACGCACCACCGCGTTGCTCAACGCTGCGTCCGCCATCGTGGCAGACGGCAACCTGGTCGGCGACGGCACACTCGCCGAGCGGTTCCGTGAGGCGTATGCGCTCGCCGAGAACACCGTCGATTCCGGCAAGGCCGCGGCCCTGTTCGGCAAGTGGATCGAGACCGCCAAGTCCAAGGCCTGA